A genomic region of Parambassis ranga chromosome 7, fParRan2.1, whole genome shotgun sequence contains the following coding sequences:
- the LOC114438280 gene encoding tumor necrosis factor receptor superfamily member 14-like translates to MSVRTSDDPSEAQAAPQNVLITDVSFCVAVVIIISVHLLLCWTTTCHPTEYQIGSQCCPMCSAGARVEIDCSDFRTTSCLPCIVGTYMDNPTGRTWCYSCTNCDAVSGLKVNSSCTVTSDAVCEPMEGFYCTDTKGNSCEAAQRHTSCKPGQYIREEGTAYRDKECSDCSDGTFSDGTLTSCQPHRQCEAEKLQLIKAGTPSDDAQCGETATNGAVAVGVITIVLVVLGICGVTIYTVHISYIKIKAERSGKIKKLYLDNTNVSIE, encoded by the exons ATGTCGGTGAGAACGTCTGATGATCCATCAGAAGCGCAAGCTGCGCCGCAGAACGTCTTAATCACAGATGTCAGCTTCTGTGTTGCTGTGG ttattattatatcggTCCATTTACTATTATGTTGGACTac CACATGTCATCCTACTGAGTATCAGATAGGAAGTCAATGCTGTCCCATGTGTTCTGCTG GAGCTCGTGTCGAAATAGACTGTAGTGACTTCAGAACTACTTCCTGTCTTCCCTGTATAGTAGGTACATACATGGATAACCCTACAGGACGTACATGGTGCTACTCCTGTACAAACTGTGATGCAG TTTCTGGTCTTAAGGTAAACAGCTCATGTACAGTGACCTCAGATGCTGTTTGTGAACCAATGGAGGGATTCTACTGCACTGACACTAAAGGGAacagctgtgaagctgcacagagacacacaagctGTAAACCTGGACAGTACATCCGAGAGGAAG gaacagcCTATAGAGACAAAGAGtgctctgactgcagtgatGGAACATTTTCAGATGGGACATTAACATCTTGTCAGCCACACAGACA GTGTGAAgcagaaaagctgcagctgatcaaagcAGGAACTCCTTCAGATGATGCTCAATGTGGAGAAACAGCAACAAATGGAGCAGTGGCTGTGGGAGTCATCACCATTGTGCTGGTTGTTTTGGGCATATGTGGAGTtacaatatatacagtacatatatcatacataaaaataaaagcagaacgATCAGGTAAGATTAAGAAATTGTATTTAGACAATACAAATGTTTCTATTGAATGA